A single Cupriavidus sp. D39 DNA region contains:
- a CDS encoding sigma-70 family RNA polymerase sigma factor, with the protein MPFHPQRRGPALSLVKKAGKSPAPDIQPEPPATRADGKPDWSTEMARAQCGDRSAYRRLLEAITPHLRALAARQMHNRGDIEDAVQDILLTVHAVRHTYDPARPFGPWLVAIANRRIVDGLRRKGRTGSHEMPFESEHETCVDPGANRQEDAVDARALREAIERLPVAQREALQMLKLEEMSLKEASAASGASVAALKVATHRALKTLRKLINPRGNEE; encoded by the coding sequence ATGCCATTCCATCCACAACGCCGCGGCCCGGCCCTCAGCCTCGTGAAAAAGGCCGGGAAATCTCCCGCGCCCGATATCCAGCCAGAACCGCCGGCAACACGTGCCGACGGCAAGCCGGATTGGTCCACGGAGATGGCGAGGGCGCAATGCGGCGACCGGAGCGCATACCGCCGCCTCCTGGAGGCAATCACGCCCCATCTGCGCGCGCTGGCTGCGCGCCAGATGCACAACCGCGGCGACATCGAGGACGCGGTCCAGGACATCCTGCTGACGGTGCATGCGGTACGCCATACCTATGATCCTGCCCGGCCCTTTGGCCCGTGGCTGGTCGCCATCGCCAACCGGCGTATCGTCGATGGCCTGCGCAGAAAAGGACGCACCGGAAGTCACGAGATGCCGTTTGAATCCGAGCACGAAACCTGTGTGGACCCAGGCGCGAACCGGCAGGAAGACGCGGTGGATGCGCGCGCGCTGCGAGAAGCCATAGAACGGCTACCGGTTGCGCAGCGCGAAGCGCTCCAGATGCTGAAGCTTGAGGAGATGTCTTTGAAAGAGGCGTCCGCGGCGAGCGGAGCGTCGGTCGCCGCGTTGAAAGTGGCAACCCATCGGGCTCTGAAGACGCTACGCAAACTAATCAATCCGCGAGGTAACGAAGAATGA
- a CDS encoding DUF2282 domain-containing protein, with protein MNKHVLAASSLSTAIGLALAMQAMPAQAQAMKDMSGMPQVVKDNMARMEKGKLEKCYGINAAAKNDCAEGAHSCAGQSTQARDTKSFVLLPAGDCSKIQGGKLKAT; from the coding sequence ATGAACAAGCATGTATTGGCTGCCTCGTCGCTGTCGACCGCAATTGGCCTCGCGCTAGCCATGCAGGCCATGCCAGCGCAGGCGCAAGCCATGAAGGACATGAGTGGCATGCCGCAGGTCGTCAAGGACAACATGGCCAGGATGGAGAAGGGCAAGCTCGAGAAATGCTATGGGATCAACGCCGCGGCCAAGAACGATTGCGCTGAAGGCGCGCATTCCTGTGCCGGGCAATCCACCCAGGCGCGCGATACGAAGTCGTTCGTGCTATTGCCCGCAGGCGACTGCAGCAAGATCCAGGGCGGCAAGCTGAAGGCCACTTGA
- a CDS encoding DUF692 domain-containing protein, with translation MQATAAAPQRACGPIPARAGIGLRFKHHQAVVDERPAVAWFEVHTENYMSAGTALRYLDAIRGDYPISLHGVGLSLGSADGLDASHLARVQRVVERIEPALVSEHLSWSVANGIYLGDLLPLPMTEEALAVVCRHVDQVQAELGRRILVENPSTYLRFCHSTIPEWEFLAELARRTGCGLLCDVNNIYVSACNHGWDTQAYLAALPPDAVGEIHLAGHSVRQLEQGRTIRIDDHGSRVAAEVWALYGQALARFGPTPTLIEWDTNIPALGVLMSEAALAEAALKGQRHDAD, from the coding sequence ATGCAAGCAACAGCCGCCGCGCCGCAACGCGCGTGCGGCCCGATCCCGGCGCGCGCCGGGATCGGGCTGCGCTTCAAGCACCATCAGGCGGTCGTCGACGAGCGTCCGGCGGTGGCATGGTTCGAGGTGCATACCGAGAACTATATGAGCGCAGGCACCGCGCTACGCTACCTCGACGCGATTCGCGGCGACTACCCCATCTCGCTGCACGGGGTCGGCCTGTCGCTGGGCAGCGCCGACGGCCTGGACGCGTCCCACCTGGCACGCGTTCAGCGCGTTGTCGAACGGATCGAGCCCGCCTTGGTGTCGGAGCATCTGTCGTGGAGCGTTGCAAACGGAATCTATCTTGGCGACTTGCTGCCCCTTCCCATGACCGAGGAGGCGCTGGCCGTCGTGTGCCGCCATGTCGACCAGGTCCAGGCTGAACTCGGGCGGCGCATTCTGGTCGAGAACCCGTCGACCTACCTGCGCTTTTGCCACTCGACCATTCCCGAGTGGGAGTTCCTGGCGGAGCTCGCGCGTCGCACGGGCTGCGGCCTCTTGTGCGACGTCAACAACATCTATGTCAGCGCCTGCAATCACGGCTGGGATACCCAGGCTTATCTGGCGGCGCTGCCGCCGGATGCGGTGGGCGAGATCCACCTGGCCGGCCACAGCGTCCGGCAGCTGGAGCAGGGGCGAACCATACGCATCGATGATCACGGCTCGCGAGTTGCCGCGGAAGTCTGGGCGCTCTACGGGCAAGCGCTAGCGCGGTTCGGGCCGACGCCTACGCTGATTGAATGGGACACCAATATACCGGCCCTCGGCGTGTTGATGAGTGAGGCCGCCCTTGCCGAAGCCGCATTGAAGGGCCAACGACATGATGCAGACTAG